One Rhodoferax ferrireducens T118 DNA segment encodes these proteins:
- a CDS encoding acetyl-CoA hydrolase/transferase family protein, whose product MSIQAQYKKKRGTAQDAIDQVKNGDFIIVPTGVGEPPTLLTELSVQRRRFQGVKVAQILAVRKFDYIDPETVEHVRHVAFFFGASTRSGGQSGWIDFIPSYFSEMPSLIERGQIPADVVFSLASPMDQHGYFSLSLGADYTMAAVAKARAVVLEVNPNVPFAYGNCHVHISQVAALVESSEPVMEVGLPKIGPVQVAIGKYVADMIDDGSTLQIGYGGIPDAVVMQLTHKHDLGVHTEMIGDGILTLVESGAVTNRKKTYLPGKMIATFALGSKKLYQFMDHNPALEIHPVDFTNDPYLAAKNDKLMAINATLQIDLLGQCGSESLGSVPYSGTGGQADFVRAANRSRGGKAFIVLPSTAQNDRITRIVPTLAPGTHMSTSKNDINYVVTEFGVAQLRGKSAKQRAQEMISIAHPDFRAELTAAAQQMHIL is encoded by the coding sequence ATGTCAATTCAGGCCCAGTACAAAAAAAAACGTGGCACCGCGCAAGATGCCATCGATCAGGTCAAAAACGGTGACTTCATCATCGTCCCCACCGGGGTTGGCGAGCCGCCCACGCTGCTGACCGAGCTCTCCGTGCAACGGCGCCGCTTCCAGGGCGTGAAGGTGGCGCAAATTCTGGCCGTGCGCAAGTTTGACTACATCGATCCGGAAACGGTGGAGCATGTGCGCCACGTGGCGTTTTTCTTTGGTGCTTCTACCCGCTCGGGTGGCCAGAGCGGCTGGATCGATTTCATTCCCAGCTATTTCTCGGAGATGCCGAGCCTGATCGAGCGCGGCCAGATTCCGGCCGACGTGGTGTTTTCCCTGGCGTCGCCGATGGACCAGCACGGCTATTTCTCGCTCAGCCTGGGCGCCGACTACACCATGGCCGCCGTGGCCAAGGCGCGCGCCGTGGTGCTGGAAGTCAACCCGAATGTGCCGTTTGCTTATGGCAATTGCCACGTGCATATTTCGCAAGTCGCGGCGCTGGTGGAAAGCAGCGAGCCAGTGATGGAAGTGGGCTTGCCAAAGATTGGCCCGGTGCAGGTCGCCATTGGCAAGTATGTGGCCGACATGATCGACGACGGCTCCACGCTGCAGATCGGCTACGGCGGCATTCCGGACGCGGTGGTGATGCAACTCACCCACAAGCATGACCTGGGCGTACACACCGAAATGATTGGCGACGGCATCCTGACGCTGGTTGAAAGCGGCGCCGTCACCAACCGCAAAAAAACCTATCTGCCGGGCAAAATGATCGCCACTTTTGCGCTCGGATCCAAAAAACTGTACCAGTTCATGGACCACAACCCGGCGCTGGAAATCCACCCGGTTGACTTCACCAATGATCCGTATCTGGCAGCCAAAAATGACAAGCTGATGGCCATCAATGCCACGCTGCAAATCGACCTGCTCGGCCAGTGCGGCTCGGAGAGTCTGGGTTCGGTGCCCTATTCCGGCACCGGTGGCCAGGCCGATTTTGTGCGCGCTGCCAACCGCTCGCGTGGCGGCAAGGCCTTCATCGTGCTGCCGTCCACGGCCCAGAACGACCGGATCACCCGCATCGTGCCCACGCTGGCACCCGGCACCCACATGAGCACCAGCAAGAACGACATCAACTACGTCGTCACCGAATTCGGTGTCGCCCAGCTGCGCGGAAAGTCGGCCAAACAGCGCGCGCAGGAAATGATCTCGATTGCCCATCCGGATTTCCGCGCCGAGCTGACCGCAGCGGCCCAGCAGATGCACATCCTGTAA
- a CDS encoding 23S rRNA (adenine(2030)-N(6))-methyltransferase RlmJ produces the protein MFSYRHAFHAGNHADVLKHTVLLAVLRHLLQKDTALTVFDTHAGAGLYRLDGEYAATSGEAGQGFLRLVSALNEPVAPASQTPTAIKKVVKQKTTTETLAPALKDYLDLVASFNNKGSHKVYPGSPFIIQRLLGERDKLKVFEIHPTDAKTLSANIAQLEAGRQVAVLREDGFEGIKKFLPPPARRALVLSDPSYEIKTDYSRVVAMVADALTRFATGTYVVWYPIIPRPEAHDVPRKLKTLATKAGKPWLNATLTVKSSKLTSDEEGEIIRPGLPASGMFVINPPHTLKATLQLALPQLVELLGQDQHAAFTVDSGG, from the coding sequence ATGTTTAGTTACCGCCACGCCTTTCATGCCGGCAACCATGCCGACGTCCTCAAACACACCGTGCTGTTGGCCGTCTTGCGACATTTGCTGCAAAAAGACACCGCGCTGACCGTGTTCGACACCCATGCCGGGGCCGGCTTGTACCGGCTCGATGGTGAGTACGCCGCCACCAGTGGTGAAGCGGGCCAGGGATTTTTGCGCCTGGTTTCCGCATTAAATGAGCCTGTAGCCCCCGCCAGTCAAACGCCAACAGCTATTAAAAAAGTAGTTAAGCAAAAGACGACAACTGAGACATTGGCCCCAGCCCTCAAAGACTACCTGGACCTGGTGGCCAGCTTCAACAACAAGGGCAGCCACAAGGTCTATCCCGGCTCGCCGTTCATCATTCAGCGCCTGCTGGGTGAGCGCGACAAGCTGAAGGTTTTCGAGATTCACCCCACCGACGCCAAGACACTGTCCGCCAACATTGCGCAACTCGAAGCCGGTCGCCAGGTGGCCGTGTTACGCGAGGATGGCTTTGAAGGCATCAAGAAATTTCTGCCGCCGCCAGCGCGACGGGCTCTCGTATTGAGTGACCCAAGCTATGAAATCAAAACCGACTACAGCCGCGTGGTCGCCATGGTGGCCGATGCCTTGACCCGCTTTGCCACCGGCACCTATGTCGTCTGGTACCCGATCATTCCCCGCCCCGAAGCGCACGATGTGCCGCGCAAGCTCAAGACGCTGGCCACCAAAGCCGGCAAGCCCTGGCTGAACGCAACGCTGACCGTCAAATCCAGCAAGCTGACATCCGATGAAGAGGGCGAAATCATCCGCCCGGGCCTGCCCGCCAGCGGCATGTTCGTCATCAACCCGCCCCACACCTTGAAGGCGACGTTGCAGCTGGCGCTACCGCAGTTGGTAGAGCTGCTTGGGCAAGACCAGCACGCCGCCTTCACAGTTGATTCAGGCGGGTGA
- a CDS encoding anhydro-N-acetylmuramic acid kinase: MSDLYIGLMSGTSLDGVDGVVVDFSGAHLRVLAHVNAPLSTALTHELLALNSPGTNELHRAALAANALVRVYAHVVAQLLELADIEHSAVAAIGAHGQTVRHQPQSFDGTGYTLQLNNPALLAELTGMDVVADFRSRDVAAGGQGAPLVPAFHQSAFGQPDQTLAVLNLGGMSNLTVLGPCPATESPAGVLDADPPSCFHSHDVLGFDCGPGNALMDTWCLQHIGQPFDADGAWAAAGRVHGELLAALLDEPYFAQSAPKSTGRDLFNSGWLTWKLEKFSSVAPVDVQATLTELTASVCATCVKRYGSESSTLIVCGGGAFNSHLMVRLQALLPRLKVISSQARGLPPLQVEAAAFAWLARNTLLRKTSSLEKVTGASGARILGAIYPA; encoded by the coding sequence GTGTCTGATCTGTATATTGGCCTGATGTCCGGCACCTCGCTGGACGGCGTGGACGGCGTAGTGGTCGATTTTTCTGGCGCGCACCTGCGTGTTTTGGCGCATGTCAATGCGCCTTTGTCGACGGCCTTGACCCATGAGTTACTGGCCCTCAACAGCCCTGGCACGAACGAATTACACCGCGCGGCACTGGCCGCCAATGCCTTGGTACGCGTCTATGCCCACGTGGTGGCCCAGTTGCTTGAATTGGCGGACATCGAGCACAGCGCCGTCGCGGCCATCGGCGCCCACGGCCAGACGGTGCGCCATCAGCCGCAGTCCTTTGACGGCACCGGCTACACCCTGCAACTCAATAACCCCGCCCTGCTGGCCGAGCTGACCGGCATGGACGTGGTTGCCGATTTCCGTAGCCGCGATGTGGCGGCCGGCGGCCAGGGTGCGCCGCTGGTACCGGCTTTTCACCAATCGGCATTCGGGCAGCCCGACCAGACGCTGGCCGTGCTGAATCTGGGCGGCATGTCCAACCTGACCGTATTGGGCCCTTGCCCCGCCACTGAATCTCCAGCGGGCGTGCTGGACGCTGACCCACCCTCTTGTTTTCACAGCCATGACGTGCTGGGTTTTGACTGCGGCCCCGGCAACGCCTTGATGGACACGTGGTGCCTGCAGCACATCGGTCAACCGTTCGACGCCGACGGTGCATGGGCCGCAGCCGGGCGCGTGCATGGCGAGTTACTCGCGGCCTTGCTGGACGAGCCCTACTTTGCGCAATCCGCGCCGAAAAGCACGGGGCGCGACCTGTTCAACTCTGGCTGGCTCACCTGGAAACTTGAAAAATTCTCCTCGGTAGCGCCGGTGGATGTGCAGGCGACACTCACCGAACTGACGGCCAGCGTATGTGCCACCTGCGTCAAGCGCTACGGTTCCGAGAGCAGCACCCTGATTGTGTGCGGCGGCGGCGCATTCAACAGCCACCTGATGGTGCGACTGCAAGCACTGCTGCCAAGGCTGAAAGTGATCTCTTCGCAAGCCCGCGGTTTACCGCCCTTGCAAGTGGAAGCCGCCGCTTTTGCCTGGCTGGCACGCAATACGCTGTTACGCAAAACTTCAAGCCTGGAAAAAGTAACGGGCGCCAGCGGCGCCCGTATCTTGGGTGCGATCTACCCGGCCTGA
- the rfbD gene encoding dTDP-4-dehydrorhamnose reductase, whose translation MKILLFGRGGQVGWELQRSLSVLGELVALGSDASHNPDGLCGDFSHLPGLAETIRRVKPDVIVNAAAHTAVDKAEAEPERARALNALAPGVLAAEAQKLGAWLLHYSTDYVFDGSGQQAWREGDATGPLSVYGKTKLEGEHLVSACAKHLIFRTSWVYAARGGNFAKTMLRLAGERDTLTVIDDQIGAPTSAELLADVTAHALAKAMRAPELAGLYHCVAGGETSWYGYARYVLGQAQALGCQLKAGPDQVLPTATASYPTPARRPLNSRLDTLKLQAAFGLVLPPWQQGVARMLAETLN comes from the coding sequence ATGAAGATTCTCCTTTTTGGCCGTGGCGGCCAGGTCGGCTGGGAGCTGCAGCGCAGTCTGTCGGTGCTGGGCGAGTTGGTGGCGCTGGGCTCTGACGCATCCCACAACCCGGACGGCTTGTGCGGCGACTTCAGCCATCTGCCCGGGCTGGCCGAGACGATCCGCCGTGTCAAACCCGACGTGATCGTGAACGCCGCTGCGCACACCGCCGTGGACAAAGCCGAGGCCGAGCCCGAACGGGCCCGCGCCCTGAACGCGCTGGCCCCCGGCGTGCTGGCCGCCGAGGCGCAGAAGCTGGGCGCCTGGCTGCTGCATTATTCGACCGACTATGTGTTTGATGGCAGCGGCCAGCAAGCCTGGCGCGAGGGCGACGCCACCGGCCCCTTGAGCGTCTATGGCAAGACCAAGCTCGAAGGCGAACACCTTGTCAGCGCCTGTGCCAAGCATCTGATTTTCCGCACCAGCTGGGTCTACGCCGCCCGCGGTGGCAACTTTGCCAAGACCATGCTGCGCCTGGCCGGCGAGCGCGACACGCTGACCGTGATCGACGACCAGATCGGCGCGCCGACGTCGGCCGAACTGCTGGCCGACGTAACGGCGCATGCACTGGCCAAGGCCATGCGGGCGCCCGAGCTGGCCGGCCTGTACCACTGCGTAGCCGGCGGCGAGACCAGTTGGTACGGCTACGCCCGCTACGTGCTGGGTCAGGCGCAAGCGCTGGGCTGCCAACTCAAGGCCGGGCCGGATCAAGTGTTGCCCACCGCGACTGCCAGCTACCCGACCCCGGCGCGCCGACCATTGAATTCGCGCCTGGACACGCTCAAACTGCAGGCCGCTTTCGGGCTGGTCCTGCCCCCCTGGCAGCAAGGCGTGGCGCGCATGCTGGCGGAAACCCTGAACTGA
- a CDS encoding bactofilin family protein — protein MFNKKKQPPIKSLIAEGSQIDGNINFTDGLRIDGAIVGNLFAETDKASILVISEAATVIGEIHADHIIVNGAVKGPVHARVMLELQPKARIQGDVHYAALEMHQGAIIAGQLYPLAGAEAEAKPILKLAANNG, from the coding sequence GTGTTCAACAAAAAGAAGCAACCGCCCATCAAAAGCCTGATTGCCGAGGGCAGTCAGATTGACGGCAACATCAACTTCACCGATGGCTTGCGCATTGATGGTGCGATTGTCGGCAACTTGTTTGCCGAAACCGACAAGGCCAGTATTTTGGTCATTTCGGAGGCTGCCACGGTGATCGGTGAAATCCATGCCGATCACATCATCGTCAACGGCGCGGTCAAAGGGCCGGTGCATGCGCGGGTCATGCTGGAACTGCAGCCCAAAGCCCGCATTCAAGGTGATGTGCACTACGCGGCACTGGAGATGCATCAGGGTGCCATCATTGCTGGGCAGTTGTACCCGCTCGCAGGCGCTGAGGCGGAAGCAAAGCCCATACTGAAACTGGCGGCAAACAATGGCTGA
- the galE gene encoding UDP-glucose 4-epimerase GalE — protein MSMIFVTGGAGYIGSHTCVELLDAGHDVTVFDNFCNSQPEALARVQRITGRQPKLVQGDIRDRAALVAALAQSGASAVIHFAGLKAVGESVQQPLAYYDNNVVGTLRLLEAMLECGVKTLVFSSSATVYGDPQRLPLTEDHPLSSTNPYGQTKLVIENMLRDLYHSDPSWRLSLLRYFNPVGAHTSGLIGEDPQGMPNNLLPFVAQVAVGRREFLNVWGDDYATADGTGVRDYIHVVDLALGHLKALERLQQHTECRAINLGTGVGFSVLDMVRAFELASGKPVPYKIAPRRAGDIAACYADPGLALSLLGWRAQRGIDAMCTDTWRWQSSNPKGYAQA, from the coding sequence ATGTCCATGATTTTTGTCACCGGCGGTGCCGGTTATATCGGCTCCCACACCTGCGTCGAGTTGCTCGATGCGGGCCATGACGTCACCGTGTTTGACAACTTCTGCAACAGCCAGCCCGAAGCGCTGGCGCGGGTGCAGCGCATTACCGGCCGCCAGCCCAAGCTGGTGCAGGGCGACATTCGTGACCGCGCCGCGCTGGTCGCGGCCTTGGCGCAGAGCGGCGCAAGCGCCGTGATCCATTTCGCCGGTCTCAAGGCCGTCGGCGAGTCGGTGCAGCAGCCGCTGGCCTATTACGACAACAACGTGGTCGGGACGCTGCGCCTGCTGGAAGCGATGCTTGAGTGTGGCGTCAAGACGCTGGTGTTCAGCTCATCAGCCACGGTTTATGGTGACCCGCAGCGCCTGCCATTGACCGAAGACCATCCGCTCTCAAGCACCAACCCGTATGGCCAGACCAAGCTGGTGATCGAAAACATGCTGCGCGACCTGTACCACAGCGACCCCAGCTGGCGCTTGAGCCTGCTGCGCTACTTCAACCCGGTCGGTGCGCACACCAGCGGCCTGATCGGTGAAGATCCGCAGGGCATGCCCAACAACCTGCTGCCGTTTGTGGCCCAGGTCGCTGTCGGGCGACGCGAGTTCCTGAACGTGTGGGGCGACGACTACGCCACGGCGGACGGCACCGGCGTGCGCGATTACATCCATGTGGTCGATCTGGCGCTGGGCCACCTCAAGGCGCTGGAGCGGCTGCAACAGCACACCGAGTGCCGGGCCATCAATCTCGGCACCGGTGTTGGCTTCAGCGTGCTGGACATGGTGCGCGCGTTTGAACTGGCCAGCGGCAAGCCCGTGCCCTACAAAATTGCGCCGCGCCGCGCCGGTGATATTGCGGCTTGTTACGCTGATCCGGGGCTGGCTCTGTCGCTGCTGGGCTGGCGCGCGCAGCGCGGGATCGATGCCATGTGTACCGACACCTGGCGCTGGCAAAGCAGCAACCCCAAGGGCTATGCGCAGGCCTGA
- the rpsI gene encoding 30S ribosomal protein S9 — translation MIGEWNNGTGRRKSSVARVFLKKGSGQIVVNGKAIEKFFGRATSIMICKQPLLLTNHAETFDIMVNVAGGGESGQAGAVRHGITRALIDYDATLKPELSKAGFVTRDAREVERKKVGFHGARRRKQFSKR, via the coding sequence ATGATTGGTGAATGGAACAATGGTACCGGCCGTCGCAAATCGAGCGTCGCCCGTGTTTTCCTGAAAAAAGGCTCCGGCCAGATCGTGGTCAATGGCAAGGCGATTGAAAAATTCTTTGGCCGTGCAACGTCCATCATGATTTGCAAGCAACCTCTGTTGCTGACCAACCACGCTGAAACGTTTGACATCATGGTCAACGTGGCTGGCGGCGGTGAGTCGGGCCAAGCCGGCGCGGTGCGCCACGGTATTACCCGTGCCCTGATTGACTACGATGCCACGCTCAAGCCTGAGTTGAGCAAAGCTGGTTTCGTCACGCGTGATGCGCGTGAAGTGGAACGTAAGAAAGTTGGCTTCCACGGTGCACGTCGCCGCAAACAGTTCAGCAAGCGCTAA
- a CDS encoding D-hexose-6-phosphate mutarotase, which yields MVDALETAPRLAHQDLGAQVLQAWLDNAARVFYLSPLSVSVPRPGSAAAPARGGVPVLFPQFADQGVLPKHGLVRTAHWRLLQDTAAQGARQLRYELDMKPQDDANWPHAARLSLQVKSKLDELVFVLRVSNTGDQSFNWTGGLHPYFAVRDVLTSSATGLAGLGVQDRYDTDLRSQPPGDLCWTTQPFERLYEACPPVTLDAGGYSLRLSASGFDQWMVWNPGEAGARALADLPAGDWRRFVCVEPVCVTRPVLLAPGETFEGRLWIQVCRH from the coding sequence ATGGTTGACGCGCTTGAAACAGCGCCCCGGCTGGCGCACCAGGACTTGGGCGCACAGGTGTTGCAGGCCTGGCTTGACAACGCAGCGCGCGTTTTTTACCTGAGCCCCTTGTCGGTGAGCGTGCCCCGCCCCGGTTCAGCCGCCGCGCCCGCGCGCGGTGGCGTGCCGGTGCTGTTTCCGCAGTTCGCCGACCAGGGCGTATTACCCAAGCATGGTCTGGTGCGCACGGCTCACTGGCGTTTGCTGCAGGACACAGCCGCTCAGGGTGCGCGCCAGCTGCGCTATGAACTGGACATGAAGCCGCAGGATGACGCCAACTGGCCGCACGCCGCCAGGCTGAGTCTGCAGGTCAAGTCCAAGCTTGATGAACTGGTGTTCGTACTGCGGGTCAGCAACACCGGCGACCAGTCGTTCAACTGGACCGGCGGTCTGCATCCCTATTTTGCGGTGCGGGATGTGCTGACCAGCAGCGCCACAGGCCTGGCCGGGCTGGGGGTGCAAGACCGTTATGACACTGATCTGCGAAGCCAGCCGCCCGGCGACCTGTGTTGGACCACGCAGCCTTTTGAGCGGCTGTATGAGGCTTGCCCGCCGGTGACGCTGGACGCGGGCGGCTATTCACTGCGGCTGAGCGCCAGCGGCTTTGACCAATGGATGGTCTGGAATCCCGGCGAAGCCGGCGCCAGGGCACTGGCCGATTTGCCGGCTGGCGACTGGCGGCGCTTTGTGTGTGTGGAGCCGGTCTGCGTGACCAGGCCGGTGCTGCTGGCGCCGGGGGAAACGTTTGAGGGGCGCTTGTGGATTCAGGTTTGCAGGCACTGA
- the rplM gene encoding 50S ribosomal protein L13 translates to MTKTFSAKAADVVHEWFVIDATDKVLGRVASEVALRLRGKHKAIYTPHVDTGDFIVIINAAQLRVTGAKSTDKIYYSHSGYPGGISSVNFRDMQAKFPGRALEKAVKGMLPKGPLGYAMIKKLKVYGGAEHPHTAQQPKVLEL, encoded by the coding sequence ATGACCAAAACTTTCAGCGCTAAAGCAGCTGACGTGGTGCACGAGTGGTTTGTGATTGACGCGACCGACAAGGTCCTCGGACGAGTAGCCAGCGAAGTTGCTCTCCGTTTGCGCGGCAAACACAAGGCCATTTATACGCCTCACGTCGATACCGGTGACTTCATTGTCATCATCAATGCAGCCCAGCTGCGCGTCACCGGCGCCAAGTCGACTGACAAAATCTATTACAGCCATTCTGGCTATCCCGGCGGCATCTCAAGCGTCAATTTCCGCGACATGCAAGCCAAATTCCCTGGCCGTGCTCTGGAAAAAGCCGTCAAGGGCATGCTGCCCAAGGGACCGCTTGGCTATGCCATGATCAAAAAGCTCAAGGTGTACGGTGGTGCTGAGCACCCGCATACTGCCCAGCAACCCAAAGTGTTGGAACTTTAA
- the rfbB gene encoding dTDP-glucose 4,6-dehydratase — translation MTILVTGGAGFIGSNFVLDWLDKSDEQVINLDKLTYAGNLQNLASLAGDARHVFVQGDIGDTALVAGLLAQYQPRAVVNFAAESHVDRSILGPGEFIQTNIVGTFNLLEAVRAFWSTLDAAPKAAFRLLHVSTDEVYGSLSKTEPAFTETHRYEPNSPYSASKAASDHLVRAYHHTYGLPVLTTNCSNNYGPFHFPEKLIPLMIINAQAGKPLPVYGDGQQIRDWLYVKDHCSAIRRVLEAGRVGEVYNVGGWNEKPNLDIVHIVCALLDELKPRADGKPYKDQITYVTDRPGHDRRYAINARKIEQELGWKPAETFESGIRKTVQWYLDHPDWVANVQSGGYRDWVAKQYGH, via the coding sequence ATGACGATTCTTGTCACCGGCGGCGCCGGTTTCATTGGCAGCAACTTCGTGCTCGACTGGTTGGACAAATCCGACGAGCAGGTCATTAACCTCGACAAGCTCACCTACGCGGGCAATCTGCAAAACCTGGCCTCACTGGCGGGCGATGCGCGCCATGTGTTTGTGCAAGGCGACATTGGCGACACCGCGCTGGTGGCGGGCTTGCTGGCGCAGTACCAGCCGCGTGCGGTGGTGAACTTTGCCGCCGAGTCGCATGTGGATCGCTCCATCCTCGGGCCGGGTGAGTTCATCCAGACCAACATCGTGGGCACCTTCAACCTGTTGGAGGCGGTGCGGGCCTTCTGGAGCACGCTGGACGCTGCACCCAAGGCCGCCTTCCGGCTGCTGCACGTCTCCACCGATGAGGTCTATGGCTCGCTGTCCAAAACCGAACCCGCTTTTACCGAGACCCACCGCTACGAACCCAACAGCCCGTATTCAGCCTCCAAAGCGGCCAGCGACCACCTGGTGCGCGCCTACCACCACACCTACGGCCTGCCGGTGCTGACCACCAATTGCTCCAACAACTACGGACCGTTTCACTTCCCCGAGAAGTTGATCCCGCTGATGATCATCAACGCGCAGGCCGGCAAGCCGCTGCCGGTGTATGGCGACGGCCAGCAGATTCGCGACTGGCTGTATGTCAAGGACCATTGCAGCGCGATCCGCCGCGTGCTCGAAGCAGGCCGGGTGGGCGAGGTCTACAACGTTGGCGGCTGGAACGAAAAGCCCAACCTCGACATCGTGCACATCGTCTGCGCCCTGCTCGACGAACTCAAACCGCGTGCCGACGGCAAGCCTTATAAAGATCAAATTACCTATGTCACCGACCGCCCCGGTCACGACCGGCGCTACGCCATCAACGCCCGCAAGATCGAACAGGAACTGGGCTGGAAACCGGCCGAGACCTTCGAGAGCGGCATCCGCAAAACCGTGCAGTGGTACCTGGACCACCCCGATTGGGTCGCCAATGTGCAAAGCGGCGGCTACCGCGATTGGGTGGCCAAGCAGTATGGCCATTGA
- a CDS encoding DUF6776 family protein, whose product MRLRLFIRRLTVSAPRMAVRSAMPWPLRWLGLAVVFGFCAALGLWAFEFGKDIAGLDRGSKEELQQARAELAALQAELVTIKAARDQAQSVANTVDTLLTTEKVTQETLLAQNKQLQAENRSLRDDLGFFEKLIPASGGGGIAIRGLQAEVRNGREIKWQVLVMQASKNAPEFSGQLALSFSGVLNGKPWLATLPGGAQTFKLKQYGRMEGVFELPAQVVVKGLSAKVLEGPVVRSVQSIKL is encoded by the coding sequence ATGCGCCTGCGCTTATTCATTCGCCGCCTGACGGTCAGCGCCCCGCGCATGGCGGTGCGCAGCGCCATGCCCTGGCCCTTGCGTTGGCTGGGGCTGGCCGTTGTTTTTGGTTTCTGTGCCGCCCTGGGTCTATGGGCGTTCGAGTTTGGCAAAGACATTGCGGGACTCGACCGAGGCAGCAAAGAAGAACTTCAGCAAGCGCGGGCCGAACTGGCGGCCTTGCAGGCCGAGCTGGTGACAATCAAGGCCGCGCGTGATCAGGCCCAGTCCGTCGCCAACACCGTCGACACTTTGCTGACCACGGAAAAGGTGACGCAGGAAACGCTGTTGGCCCAGAACAAACAACTCCAAGCCGAAAATCGCAGTTTGCGCGACGACCTTGGTTTTTTTGAGAAGCTGATTCCGGCCTCGGGTGGTGGCGGGATTGCGATCCGTGGCTTGCAGGCCGAAGTCCGCAACGGGCGTGAAATAAAATGGCAAGTGTTGGTGATGCAAGCGAGCAAAAACGCGCCGGAGTTCAGTGGCCAATTGGCGTTGAGCTTCAGCGGTGTGCTCAACGGCAAGCCGTGGCTGGCCACCTTGCCGGGTGGTGCGCAGACGTTCAAGCTGAAACAGTATGGCCGCATGGAAGGCGTTTTTGAACTGCCGGCACAAGTCGTGGTCAAGGGCCTTAGCGCCAAGGTGCTGGAGGGGCCAGTTGTGAGATCGGTGCAATCCATCAAGCTATAG
- the erpA gene encoding iron-sulfur cluster insertion protein ErpA: MSAVAETIQTEMPSPILFTDSAAAKVADLIAEEGNPDLKLRVFVQGGGCSGFQYGFTFDEITNEDDTTMTKNGVSLLIDAMSYQYLVGAEIDYKEDLEGAQFVIKNPNATTTCGCGSSFS, from the coding sequence ATGAGCGCCGTCGCAGAAACTATCCAGACTGAAATGCCAAGCCCGATTCTCTTCACCGACAGTGCGGCCGCCAAAGTAGCCGACCTGATTGCTGAAGAGGGTAACCCGGACCTGAAGCTGCGCGTGTTTGTGCAGGGTGGCGGCTGTTCCGGCTTTCAGTATGGTTTCACGTTTGATGAAATCACCAATGAAGACGACACCACCATGACCAAGAACGGTGTGTCCCTGTTGATCGATGCCATGAGCTACCAGTATCTGGTGGGGGCCGAGATTGATTACAAGGAAGACTTGGAAGGGGCGCAGTTTGTCATTAAAAACCCCAACGCAACCACCACCTGTGGCTGCGGATCGAGCTTCTCTTAA